CTCGTAGGAGGTTGACTTCAACGTTCTGGATGGCTTCATCTGCGTGTGTATTGCTCAGTTCCGTGTCAGATGCGAAGTGCGCACCGGCCAGTTTGTCCCTGACTGTGTGGTGCGCACTTCGCAGTTCCGCGTTTTTTTCGTTGTCTTCCTCTGGTATCGGATCGTAGACGCGGTATAGTTCTGTAGGGTCTATACGCCATTGACCGAAGACATCTCGGTTTGCAGAGACTCGGCCAAGTTGAATAGAGCGCAGAATTGCCGACTTACTTCGACCTGTTGAGTCGGCTGCTTCTTTGATGGATAGGTATGGCATTGTGGTTGATACGCATATGGATAACGTGGT
The Gammaproteobacteria bacterium genome window above contains:
- a CDS encoding conserved hypothetical protein (Evidence 4 : Unknown function but conserved in other organisms) is translated as MPYLSIKEAADSTGRSKSAILRSIQLGRVSANRDVFGQWRIDPTELYRVYDPIPEEDNEKNAELRSAHHTVRDKLAGAHFASDTELSNTHADEAIQNVEVNLLRELLEERDRVMVERDRLLAERDRQIAGLETMVEGLENVISDLMARLDQEAADRRRAYAQLTNLLTDQRAPAERGQQVVQNQRWWWRW